The proteins below are encoded in one region of Mangifera indica cultivar Alphonso chromosome 7, CATAS_Mindica_2.1, whole genome shotgun sequence:
- the LOC123219976 gene encoding transcription termination factor MTERF4, chloroplastic-like produces the protein MALNFLLKTSIQNHGRYTVSASLNHRFEYFLDSMFVKKISTNSNEQSFTVSYLINSCGLSPEFALKASEKLQLETPEKADLVLTLFKNSGFSETQISDLIGRYPLLLLSNPEKNLLPKLEFFLSKGFSSTDLGTVISRYPNILGRSLNNHIIPSFTYLSNLLQSTEKVIRSIKRYPSVLNNDLHILVQPKFNVLRDIGVPERRIIRLFHMWPRVFINYSRHFDEAVDLLKKMGMDPLKSQFDKAIVVMSSMSKSEWDKKVDFYKRLGLSEEDILSAFRKNPWCMVTSKDKITGVMDFFVNKMGWEPSAIAHRPILLSLSLEKRIIPRAAVVQFLSSKGLLKTNFISLTPYNLCDERFLQKFVNCYDEAPQLKKLYKEKLDLTKMVK, from the coding sequence ATGGCgttaaattttcttctcaaaacTTCAATTCAGAATCATGGAAGATACACTGTTAGTGCTTCACTAAACCAtagatttgaatattttttagattcaatgTTTGTCAAAAAAATCTCAACCAATTCAAATGAGCAATCTTTTACTGTCTCTTACCTCATTAATTCATGTGGGTTGTCGCCAGAATTTGCTTTAAAAGCATCCGAAAAATTGCAATTGGAAACCCCTGAAAAAGCTGATTTAGTCCTTACCTTGTTCAAGAACAGTGGATTCTCAGAAACCCAAATTTCTGACCTAATTGGAAGATACCCATTACTGCTTTTGTCCAATCCTGAGAAAAACCTTCTgcccaaacttgagttttttcTCTCCAAAGGCTTCTCAAGTACTGATCTTGGCACTGTTATAAGTCGGTACCCTAATATCTTGGGAAGAAGCTTAAACAACCATATAATACCTTCTTTTACTTATCTAAGCAACTTACTTCAATCTACTGAAAAGGTTATTAGATCAATTAAACGCTACCCTAGTGTTCTTAATAATGATCTTCATATTCTCGTTCAGCCCAAATTTAATGTTTTGCGAGATATTGGTGTACCTGAAAGACGTATTATTAGGTTATTTCATATGTGGCCTCGTGTATTCATAAATTATTCTCGTCATTTTGATGAGGCTGTGGACTTATTGAAGAAAATGGGTATGGATCCTTTAAAGTCACAGTTTGACAAAGCTATTGTTGTAATGTCATCGATGTCCAAATCTGAGTGGGATAAGAAGGTTGATTTTTACAAGAGGTTGGGTTTGTCTGAGGAAGATATTCTTTCTGCCTTTAGGAAGAATCCTTGGTGTATGGTGACATCTAAGGATAAGATAACTGGGGTGATGGACTTTTTCGTGAATAAAATGGGTTGGGAGCCTTCTGCCATTGCCCATAGGCCAATTCTTCTTTCATTGAGCCTGGAGAAGAGAATTATTCCTCGTGCTGCAGTTGTTCAGTTTCTTTCATCCAAAGGCTTGCTTAAGACCAATTTTATTTCGCTTACACCGTATAACTTGTGTGATGAACGCTTCCTGCAGAAGTTTGTGAATTGCTATGATGAAGCTCCCCAGCTAAAGAAGCTGTACAAAGAGAAGCTGGATCTCACAAAGATGGTCAAGTGA
- the LOC123220311 gene encoding uncharacterized protein LOC123220311, protein MFFYNWPRNFYYYPGLKEAVDFVKKMGFNPLRSQFVAAVNIMLFMQKAEWEKKFDVYKRWGWSEEEIFTAFRKHPWFMITSEKKIMAVMDIFVNKMGWEPSAIAEQPILFSVSLEKRIIPRASVLQYLLIKGLLKNKPLAARAFTQCEKSFLQKFVNCYAEAPHIMKLYNEKLDLSENRN, encoded by the coding sequence atgtttttttacaATTGGCCTAGGAATTTTTATTACTACCCTGGTTTGAAAGAGGCTGTGGACTTTGTAAAGAAAATGGGTTTCAATCCTCTAAGGTCACAGTTTGTTGCTGCTGTTAATATAATGTTGTTTATGCAAAAAGCTGAGTGGGAAAAAAAGTTTGATGTTTACAAGAGGTGGGGTTGGTCTGAAGAAGAGATTTTCACAGCCTTTCGAAAACACCCTTGGTTTATGATTACTTCTGAGAAGAAGATTATGGCAGTGATGGACATTTTTGTGAACAAAATGGGTTGGGAGCCCTCTGCCATTGCTGAGCAGCCAATTCTTTTTTCAGTGAGCCTGGAGAAGAGAATTATCCCGCGTGCTTCAGTTCTTCAGTATCTGTTGATCAAAGGTTTGCTTAAGAATAAACCTCTTGCTGCTAGAGCATTCACGCAATGTGAAAAGTCCTTCTTGCAAAAGTTTGTGAATTGTTATGCTGAAGCTCCTCATATAATGAAGCTGTACAATGAGAAGCTAGATCTTTCAGAGAATAGAAACTGA
- the LOC123221770 gene encoding uncharacterized protein LOC123221770 codes for MFNCLCRALLHYRGRDAYFFNHNKFQDSVFPLSVKYIATNSKEQSFTVSYLVNSCGLSPESALRASKKVQFETSIKPDLLLTYFKNNGFSETQISDLIRRYPKLTLYNPEKTLSPKLEFFHSKGFSSPDLAKMICCYPRILESSLKNRIIPSFTYLINFLQSTEKTITVVKRYPAIIYCDLQKHLTPKVNYLLESGVPEPNIIMFLYNWPMALLHYPRLKGAVDFVKKMGFNPLRSLFIVAVSTVLLTQKSEWHKKFDVYKRWGWSEEEILTAFQKHPWCMMTSENKIMAVMDFFVNRMG; via the exons ATGTTTAATTGTCTCTGCAGAGCATTACTTCACTATCGTGGTAGAGATGCTTATTTCTTTAACCATAATAAATTTCAAGATTCCGTCTTCCCATTATCTGTCAAATACATAGCAACCAACTCAAAAGAACAATCTTTTACAGTCTCATACCTCGTTAATTCATGTGGGTTGTCTCCAGAATCTGCTTTAAGGGCATCCAAAAAAGTGCAATTCGAAACATCAATAAAACCAGACTTATTGCTCACCTATTTCAAGAACAATGGCTTCTCGGAAACCCAAATTTCAGATCTCATCAGAAGATATCCGAAACTGACTTTGTACAATCCTGAGAAAACCCTTTCgcccaaacttgagttttttcaCTCCAAAGGCTTCTCAAGTCCTGATCTTGCAAAAATGATTTGTTGCTACCCTCGTATCTTGGAAAGTAGCTTAAAGAACCGTATAATCCCATCTTTTACTTACCTTATTAACTTCCTTCAATCTACTGAAAAGACTATTACAGTAGTTAAACGCTATCCAGCTATTATTTATTGTGATCTTCAAAAGCATCTTACTCCTAAAGTCAATTATTTACTAGAGAGTGGTGTGCCTGAACCaaatataattatgtttctttACAACTGGCCTATGGCTCTTTTACACTACCCCCGTTTGAAAGGCGCTGTAGACTTTGTAAAGAAAATGGGTTTCAATCCTTTAAGGTCACTTTTTATTGTGGCTGTTTCTACAGTGTTGTTAACACAAAAATCTGAGTGGCATAAGAAGTTTGATGTCTACAAGAGATGGGGTTGGTCTGAAGAGGAG ATTCTAACAGCATTTCAGAAACACCCGTGGTGTATGATGACATCTGAGAATAAGATTATGGCAGTGATGGACTTTTTTGTGAACAGAATGGGTTGA
- the LOC123220075 gene encoding uncharacterized protein LOC123220075 has protein sequence MRQRPRLLLCNPEKALSPKLEFFHSEGVSSPDRAKILSRFPPILQRSLENQIIPSFHYLCNLLQSSEKAITAIKRSPCILGDDLQNRVEPKVNYLRDIGVPESNIVRLLCNWPIIFLNYPSFEKTVDLVKKMGINPIRSQFVIAIVTMLVVGKSEWDKKIDVYKRWGCSEEEVLTSFRKHPWCMMISVDKIIALMDIFVNKMGWDPSVVVKHYNLLTLSLEKRLIPRAAVLQYLSCEGLLKNNRYSPVTAFRVPEEEFLQRFVNCYDEAPLLMKLYREAGSFTDGK, from the coding sequence ATGAGACAACGTCCAAGACTGCTTTTGTGCAATCCTGAGAAAGCCCTTTCGCCAAAACTTGAGTTTTTTCACTCCGAAGGTGTTTCAAGTCCTGACCGTGCAAAAATTTTAAGTCGATTTCCTCCTATCTTACAGAGGAGCTTAGAAAACCAAATTATCCCTTCCTTCCATTACCTTTGTaacttgcttcaatctagtgaAAAGGCTATTACTGCTATTAAAAGATCTCCGTGCATCCTTGGTGATGATCTTCAAAATCGGGTTGAACCTAAAGTCAATTATTTGCGAGATATTGGTGTGCCTGAATCGAATATTGTTAGGTTACTTTGTAATTGGCcaatcatatttttaaactaCCCCAGCTTTGAAAAGACTGTGGACTTGGTAAAGAAAATGGGTATAAATCCTATAAGGTCACAGTTTGTTATTGCCATTGTTACAATGTTGGTAGTTGGCAAATCTGAGTGGGATAAGAAGATTGATGTTTACAAGAGGTGGGGTTGTTCTGAGGAAGAGGTTCTTACGTCATTTCGAAAGCATCCTTGGTGTATGATGATATCTGTGGATAAGATTATAGCATTGATGGACATTTTTGTAAACAAAATGGGCTGGGATCCATCTGTCGTTGTCAAGCACTATAATCTTCTTACCCTTAGCTTGGAGAAGAGATTAATTCCGCGTGCTGCAGTTCTTCAATATCTGTCATGCGAAGGTTTGCTTAAGAATAATCGTTATAGCCCTGTTACAGCATTTCGAGTTCCTGAAGAAGAATTCTTGCAGAGGTTTGTGAATTGTTATGACGAAGCACCCCTGCTAATGAAGCTGTACAGAGAAGCTGGATCTTTCACAGATGGCAAGTGA
- the LOC123221554 gene encoding uncharacterized protein LOC123221554 gives MLNNHCFSKPQILDLIKREPRLLLANPEKNILPKLNFFYSVGFSKPDVACMFSLCPRILNRSLEKCIVPTFNELSNLVQSREKTISIIRGNLRILSEGMNINVAPKIDILRSCGVPDSNIHRLLYMWPRVFTTRTSGFKNVVEVVEEMGINPLKSQFVVAIAVKLTVNKSLWEKKLNFYKMWDLSEEEILVAFRKYPFIMLTSVHKIMAVMDFFVKKMGWESAIIARRPTLINLSLGRRIIPRAAVIQFLSSKGLIGRKYTKMPTLFTYSEETFLQRFVNSYDEAPQLLKLYKEKLDLSKRAKSPA, from the coding sequence ATGCTCAACAACCATTGTTTCTCAAAACCACAAATTTTAGACCTCATCAAAAGAGAGCCCCGACTGCTTTTGGCTAATCCTGAGAAAAACATTTTGccaaaactgaattttttttactcTGTAGGTTTCTCAAAGCCTGATGTTGCTTGTATGTTTTCCCTATGCCCTCGTATTTTAAATagaagcttagaaaagtgtatAGTCCCTACTTTTAATGAACTTAGCAATCTGGTTCAATCTAGAGAGAAGACTATCAGTATTATTAGAGGCAATTTGCGAATTCTGTCTGAGGGTATGAACATTAATGTTGCTCCTAAGATTGATATTTTGCGAAGCTGTGGTGTGCCTGATTCAAATATACACAGATTATTATACATGTGGCCTCGTGTTTTTACAACAAGGACTAGTGGTTTTAAAAATGTTGTGGAGGTTGTAGAAGAAATGGGTATCAATCCTTTGAAATCGCAGTTTGTTGTAGCAATTGCGGTGAAATTGACAGTCAACAAATCCCTTTGGGAAAAGAAACTCAATTTTTATAAGATGTGGGATTTGTCGGAGGAAGAGATTTTAGTAGCATTTCGAAAGTATCCTTTTATTATGTTGACATCTGTGCATAAGATTATGGCAGTGATGGACTTTTTTGTGAAAAAGATGGGTTGGGAGTCTGCTATTATTGCAAGACGCCCGACTCTTATTAATCTGAGCTTGGGGAGGAGGATCATTCCCAGGGCTGCAGTTATTCAATTTCTGTCATCAAAAGGTTTGATTGGTAGGAAATATACTAAAATGCCAACATTGTTCACGTATTCTGAAGAAACCTTTCTGCAAAGATTTGTGAATTCTTATGATGAAGCTCCCCAGCTGCTTAAACTTTACAAAGAGAAGTTAGATCTTTCAAAGAGAGCAAAATCACCTGCATAA
- the LOC123221553 gene encoding transcription termination factor MTERF6, chloroplastic/mitochondrial-like — protein sequence MFSFLCKTLLRYHGRDAYFCNHNKFQDLVCPVFVKHIATNSKKQSFTVSYLINSCGLSPESASRASEKVQFETSLKPNLVLTCFKKNGFSETQISDLIKKCPTMLLYSPEKILSPKLEFFHSIGFASADLAKIICCYPRILQSSLKNRLIPCFIYLSDLLQSTEKTVTVVKRYPAIIYHDLQNLLPPTVNYLRDTGVPEPKIIMFLYNWPMTLIYYPGLKEAVDFKFDLYKRCGWFEEEILTAYRKHPWCMMKSENKIMAVMDFFVKKMGWEPSAIAERSILFSLSMEKRIIPRASFLQYLLAKGLLENKVLSATP from the exons ATGTTTAGTTTTCTCTGCAAGACTTTACTTCGCTATCATGGTAGAGATGCTTATTTCTGTAATCATAACAAATTTCAAGATTTAGTGTGTCCAGTATTTGTCAAACATATAGCAACCAACTCAAAAAAACAGTCTTTTACAGTCTCATACCTCATTAATTCATGTGGGTTGTCTCCAGAATCTGCTTCAAGGGCATCCGAAAAAGTGCAATTCGAAACATCATTAAAACCAAACTTAGTGCTCACctgtttcaagaaaaatggCTTCTCAGAAACCCAAATTTCAGATCTCATTAAAAAATGCCCAACAATGCTTTTGTACAGTCCTGAGAAAATCCTTTCgcccaaacttgagttttttcaTTCTATAGGCTTTGCAAGTGCTGATCTTGCAAAAATAATTTGTTGCTACCCTCGTATCTTGCAAAGTAGCTTAAAGAACCGCCTAATCCCATGCTTTATTTACCTTAGCGACTTGCTTCAATCTACTGAAAAGACTGTTACAGTAGTTAAACGCTATCCAGCTATTATTTATCATGATCTTCAAAATCTTCTTCCTCCTACAGTCAATTATTTGCGAGACACTGGCGTGCCTGAGCCAAAAATTATCATGTTTCTTTACAACTGGCCTATGACTCTTATATACTACCCTGGTTTGAAAGAGGCTGTGGACTTT AAGTTTGATCTTTACAAGAGGTGTGGTTGGTTTGAAGAAGAGATTCTAACAGCATATCGGAAACACCCTTGGTGTATGATGAAATCTGAGAATAAGATTATGGCAGTGATGGACTTTTTTGTGAAGAAAATGGGTTGGGAGCCTTCTGCCATTGCTGAGCGGTCAATCCTTTTTTCATTGAGCATGGAGAAGAGAATTATTCCTCGGGCTTCATTTCTTCAGTATCTGTTGGCCAAAGGTTTGCTTGAGAATAAAGTTCTCTCTGCTACACCATAG
- the LOC123221555 gene encoding uncharacterized protein LOC123221555, giving the protein MFYFQCKSIFRGLPTHQLYNSLHNHKSMLFTKYISTATNLHAFTVSYLINSCGFSQESALSISERVQFKSPEKPDSVIAMFNNHCFSKLQIFDLIKREPRLLLANPEKTILPKLNFFYSVGCSKPDVALMFSLWPRILNRSLEKFIIPTFNELSNLVQSRQKAINIIKGNMRFLLEDLNINVAPKINILRSYGVPDSNIGTVLYIWPRIFKVRQSKFENVVEVVEEMGINPLKLKFVLAVGVKLKINKSLWEKKLEVYKMWDLSEEEILVVFRKYPYIMLTSEHKIMAMMDFFVEKMGWKSTIIARCPNLINLSLEKRIIPRAAVIQFLSSKGLIGREYTKMPTLFLYSVETFLQRFVNSYDEAPQLLKLYKEKLDLSKRAKSPARPDECCVSISSRVLAGVQLSKGSLHQRRRTPSLKNRKPFLSQSLIPIPMLYFFSKTIFHGLPTQPFYYFLHYHKSVLFTKCISTASNLNAFTVSYLINSCGFSQESALSISKRVQFKSPEKPDSVIAMFNNHCFSKPQILDLIKREPRLLLANPEKTILPKLNFFYSIGFLKLDVASIFSLCPRILNRSLEKFIVPTFNELSNLVQSREKAISIIKGNMRFLYEGINIIVSPKIDILRSYGVPDSNIRTLLYIWPRVFNERTSGFKKAVEDVEEMGLNPLKSHFVSAVGVKLKISKSLWEKKLKLYKMWDFSEEEILVAFRKYPLIMLTSEHKIMAVMDFFVKKMGWESAIIARRPTLINLSLEKRIIPRAAVIQFLSSKGLIGRKYTKMPTLFLYSEETFLQRFVNSYDEAPQLLKLYKEKLDLSK; this is encoded by the exons atgttttattttcaatgcAAATCCATCTTCCGTGGATTGCCAACACACCAACTGTATAATTCTCTTCACAATCACAAATCCATGCTATTTACTAAATACATCTCCACTGCTACGAATCTACACGCATTTACTGTTTCTTACCTCATAAACTCATGTGGGTTCTCTCAAGAATCTGCTTTATCTATCTCCGAACGGGTTCAATTTAAATCCCCAGAAAAACCGGACTCTGTAATTGCCATGTTCAACAACCATTGTTTCTCAAAACTACAAATTTTCGACCTCATCAAAAGAGAGCCCCGTCTGCTTTTGGCTAATCCGGAGAAGACCATTTTGccaaaactgaattttttttactcTGTAGGCTGCTCAAAGCCTGATGTTGCTCTTATGTTTTCCCTATGGCCTCGTATATTAAATAGAAGCTTAGAAAAGTTTATAATCCCTACTTTTAATGAACTTAGTAATCTGGTTCAATCTAGACAGAAGgccattaatattattaaaggcAATATGCGATTTCTGTTGGAGGATTTAAACATTAATGTTGCTCCTAAGATTAATATTTTGCGAAGCTATGGTGTGCCTGATTCAAATATAGGCACAGTGCTGTATATCTGGCCTCGTATTTTTAAAGTGAGGCAaagtaaatttgaaaatgttgtGGAGGTTGTGGAGGAAATGGGTATCAATCCTTTGAAATTGAAGTTTGTTTTAGCAGTTGGTGTGAAATTGAAAATCAACAAATCCCTTTGGGAAAAGAAACTCGAAGTTTATAAGATGTGGGATCTGTCAGAGGAAGAGATTCTAGTAGTATTCCGAAAGTATCCTTATATTATGTTGACATCCGAGCATAAGATTATGGCAATGATGGACTTTTTTGTGGAAAAAATGGGTTGGAAGTCTACTATTATTGCAAGATGCCCGAATCTTATTAATCTCAGCTTGGAGAAGAGGATAATTCCCAGGGCTGCAGTTATTCAATTTCTGTCATCAAAGGGTTTGATTGGTAGGGAATATACTAAAATGCCGACTTTGTTCTTATATTCTGTAGAAACCTTCCTGCAAAGATTTGTGAATTCTTATGATGAAGCTCCTCAACTGCTGAAGCTTTACAAAGAGAAGTTGGACCTTTCAAAGAGAGCAAAATCACCTGCA CGGCCGGATGAGTGTTGTGTGTCCATTAGCTCAAGGGTTTTGGCAGGTGTACAGTTATCAAAAGGCTCTCTCCATCAAAGAAGACGTACGCCTTCTCTCAAGAATCGTAAGCCGTTTCTCTCCCAGTCTTTAATTCCAATTCCCATGCTTTATTTTTTCAGCAAAACGATTTTCCATGGATTACCAACACAGCCATTCTATTATTTTCTTCACTATCACAAATCTGTGTTATTTACTAAATGCATCTCCACTGCTTCAAATCTAAACGCGTTTACTGTTTCTTACCTCATAAACTCATGTGGGTTCTCTCAAGAATCTGCTTTATCTATCTCCAAACGGGTTCAATTTAAATCCCCAGAAAAACCAGACTCTGTAATTGCCATGTTCAACAACCATTGTTTCTCAAAACCACAAATTTTAGACCTCATCAAAAGAGAGCCCCGTCTGCTTTTGGCTAATCCTGAGAAAACCATTTTgccaaaactaaattttttttactctaTAGGTTTCTTAAAGCTTGATGTTGCTAGTATATTTTCCCTATGCCCTCGTATTTTAAATAGAAGCTTAGAAAAGTTTATAGTCCCAACTTTTAACGAACTTAGCAATCTGGTTCAATCTAGAGAGAAGGCCATTAGTATTATTAAAGGCAATATGCGATTTCTTTATGAGGGTATAAACATTATTGTTTCTCCTAAGATTGATATTTTGCGAAGCTATGGTGTGCCTGATTCAAATATCCGCACATTACTGTATATCTGGCCTCGTGTTTTTAATGAGAGGACAAGTGGTTTTAAAAAAGCCGTGGAGGATGTAGAGGAAATGGGTCTCAATCCTTTGAAATCACATTTTGTTTCAGCAGTTGGTGTGAAATTGAAAATCAGCAAATCCCTTTGGGAAAAGAAACTCAAACTTTATAAGATGTGGGATTTTTCAGAAGAAGAGATTTTAGTAGCATTTCGAAAGTATCCTTTAATTATGTTGACATCTGAGCATAAGATTATGGCAGTGATGGACTTTTTTGTGAAGAAGATGGGCTGGGAGTCTGCTATTATTGCAAGACGCCCGACTCTTATTAATCTGAGCTTGGAGAAGAGGATTATTCCCAGGGCTGCAGTTATTCAATTTCTGTCCTCAAAAGGTTTGATTGGTAGGAAATATACTAAAATGCCAACATTGTTCTTATATTCTGAAGAAACCTTCCTGCAGAGATTTGTGAATTCTTATGATGAAGCTCCTCAACTGCTGAAGCTTTACAAAGAGAAGTTGGACCTTTCAAAGTGA